Genomic window (Desulfovibrio legallii):
GCACGCGCATGCCCGACGGCATGGTCATCAAAAAAGCCAAGCTGCGCGGCGCGCCCTCGCACGGTATGATCTGCTCCGAGCGGGAGCTGGGCCTTACCGAGGACCATTCGGGCATCATGGTCCTGCCGGAAAATTTCGTGGTGGGCAAGCCGCTGGTGGAGCAGCTGGATCTGGACCGCGAGGTGCTGGACATCTCCATCACCCCCAACCGGGCGGACTGCCTTTCCGTTCTGGGGCTGGCGCGGGAAACGGCCCTGGCCTTCAACCTGCCCCTGAGCGTCCCTGACGTGCCCCTGCCCGCAACGCTTGCGCCGGCCCTGGAGGTGCCCATCGCCATTGAGGATCCGGAGCTCTGCTGGCTCTACGCGGGCCGGGCGCTCACGGACGTGCGCGTGGGGCCCTCGCCCATGCGCCTGCGCCACCGCCTGCACGCCCACGACGTGCGCCCCATCTCCAATATCGTGGACGTGACCAACTACATTCTGCTGGAGTGCGGCCAGCCCCTGCATTCTTTTGATCTGGACAATCTGCGCGGAGGCCGCATCGTGGTGCGCCGCGCCGGGGAGGGGGAGCGCTTCACCACCCTGGACGGCCAGGAGCGCGTGCTCAACGCCCAGGACCTTTGCATCTGCGACGGCGAGCGCCCCGTGGCTCTGGCGGGCGTCATGGGCGGCCTCAATTCTGAAATCGGGGCCGCCAGCGCCCGCGTGTTTCTGGAGAGCGCCGTGTTCCGCCCGGCCACTATCCGCAAAACCTCGCGCCGCCTGGGGCTTTCTTCCGAGGCTTCCTACCGTTTTGAGCGCGGCATCGACCAGCAGCGCTCGGTCTGGTCCCTTAACCGGGCCTGCGCCATGATGGCCGCCCTGAGCGGCGGCAAGGTCTGCGCCAACCTCTGCGCCAACGAGCCCCGGCCCTTTGCGCCCGCGCGCATTCCCTTCCGCCCGGCCCGGGCCGACGCCCTGCTGGGCGTGCATCTGGGCGCGGATTTCGACGCCGCCACCCTCTCAGGCCTGGGTTGCGCCGTGGACAACAGTAATCCCGAACAGTGGGCGGTCAGCCAGCCCTCCTGGCGGCCGGACCTTACCCGCGAGGCCGACCTCATTGAAGAAGTGGGCCGCATGCACGGCCTGGACGCCATTGCCCCGGCCCTGCCGCGGGTGGAGCGCAACCTCGCGCACGCCGGTGAGCCGGAATCGCGCTTCGGCTTCTGGTCCCGCATCAAGCACTGGGGCGCGGGCCTGGGCCTCAACGAGGCGGTCAACTACAGTTTTGTGGGCCACAAGGATCTGGACCGCCTGCACCTGCCGCAGGAGGGGCGCATCTCCATCATGAATCCCCTTTCGGCAGAGCAGGACGCCCTGCGCACGGCCCTGGCCCCCGGCCTGCTCAATACCCTGCGCAACAACCTGGCCCAGGGCGCGGCGGGCTTGCGGCTGTTTGAGCTGGCCACGGTATTTGCGGCGGACGCGGCTTCGGAGACCACGGCGTGCGAAACGGGCGCGCTGGGCCTGCTGCTTTACGGGGCGCGCTACGATGCCGCCTGGCCCCAGCCCGAAGGCGATCTGGATTACACGGACCTCAAGGGCGTAGTGGAGCATCTGCTGCACCATCTGCACCTGCCCGCGCCGGTCTGCACCCTGCGGGAGGATCACCCCTTCCTG
Coding sequences:
- the pheT gene encoding phenylalanine--tRNA ligase subunit beta, whose protein sequence is MLLSLSWLREFTPYDGTAEALGDRLTMLGLELEDIRRPYAGIASIVVGRVVTCENHPQSDHLHCCTVDAGQGELLEIVCGAPNVAAGQLVPVALVGTRMPDGMVIKKAKLRGAPSHGMICSERELGLTEDHSGIMVLPENFVVGKPLVEQLDLDREVLDISITPNRADCLSVLGLARETALAFNLPLSVPDVPLPATLAPALEVPIAIEDPELCWLYAGRALTDVRVGPSPMRLRHRLHAHDVRPISNIVDVTNYILLECGQPLHSFDLDNLRGGRIVVRRAGEGERFTTLDGQERVLNAQDLCICDGERPVALAGVMGGLNSEIGAASARVFLESAVFRPATIRKTSRRLGLSSEASYRFERGIDQQRSVWSLNRACAMMAALSGGKVCANLCANEPRPFAPARIPFRPARADALLGVHLGADFDAATLSGLGCAVDNSNPEQWAVSQPSWRPDLTREADLIEEVGRMHGLDAIAPALPRVERNLAHAGEPESRFGFWSRIKHWGAGLGLNEAVNYSFVGHKDLDRLHLPQEGRISIMNPLSAEQDALRTALAPGLLNTLRNNLAQGAAGLRLFELATVFAADAASETTACETGALGLLLYGARYDAAWPQPEGDLDYTDLKGVVEHLLHHLHLPAPVCTLREDHPFLLPCVNLSVEGAALGVMGRVRPAMAAEYHARKDVWLAEIDLEELRRLHDAVRLRFTALPVFPPVRRDITVAAGPGLAVAAVLEHIRGLRLPLLEDVALVDLFEPPAAAGAEPVRNLTFRLTFRHAQRTLKDSEVDKERANVAESLERALGVRV